The following is a genomic window from Aquipuribacter hungaricus.
GACGTCCTCGCCGCCGTCGAGGCCGAGGTCGGCGCCCACGCCGACGGCTACACGACGAGGTCGTGGACCGGCTGCCCGCCGGAGGACCTGCTCGACGACCGCGCCGCACTGGCCGCCCGGATGAGCACCGACCCGCCGCTCGGCGACATGGACTGGCGCCCCGAGGTGTGGGACGCCCAGCGCGTGCGCGACACCTACGCCGACTGGGCGGAGCGCGGCCTGAGCGTCGTGGGCGCCGGCGCGGTGCACGAGGCCAGCGGCACGATGGTCGCCTTCAGCGAGATCGGCCGCGACCGCCGCAGCCCCACCATCGCCTACCAGTTCGACACCATCGTCGACCCCGACCACCGGGGCCGCCGGCTCGGCATCGTCGTCAAGGCCGCGAACCTCCGCGCCGTGGAGGCCGCCATGCCGGAGGTCCGCCGGGTGCAGACCTGGAACGCGCTGGAGAACGGGCCGATGCTCCGGGTCAACCGGGCCATGGGGTTCGTCCCGGTCGCGCTCTACCCGCTGTGGCAGCTCAAGCTGACCTGAGCCTCACACCTTGCGCAGCCGGACCCGCCGGACCGAGTGGTCGGGACCCTTGGTGAGCACCAGGCTCGCCCGGCCGCGCGTGGGCAGGACGTTCTCGCGCAGGTTCCGCTCGTTGATGTCGTGCCAGATCCGCTCGGCGGTCTCCCGCGCCTCGTCGTCGGACAGGCCGGCGTAGCGGCGGAAGTACGACTCCGGCCGGGCGAAGGCGGTCTCGCGCAGCCGGAGGAAGCGGTCGACGTACCAGGAGCGGACGTCGTCCACCCGGGCGTCGACGTAGATGGAGAAGTCGAAGAAGTCGCTGACGGCGACCCCCTGGCGGCCGTCGCTGCGCACCCGCGCCGGCTGCAGGACGTTGAGCCCCTCCACCACGAGGATGTCGGGGCGGCGCACGGTGACCTCGGCGCCGGGGACGATGTCGTAGGTGAGGTGCGAGTACACCGGCGCGGTCACCCGTGACCGGCCGGACTTCACGGCCTGGACGAAGCGCAGCAGCGCCCGCCGGTCGTAGGACTCCGGGAAGCCCTTGCGGCCCATGAGCCCGCGGCGCTCGAGCTCGGCGTTGGGGTAGAGGAAGCCGTCCGTGGTGACCAGCTCGACCCGCGGCGTCGTGGGCCAGCGCGACAGCATCTCCCGCAGCAGCCGGGCCGTCGTCGACTTGCCCACCGCCACGGAGCCCGCGACGCCGATGACGTAGGGCGTGCGGGCGGGCGGGTGCTCCCCGAGGAACGTCGAGGTGGCCTCGCGCAGGCCGTCGTTGGCCTCGACGTAGAGGGTGAGCAGGCGCGACAGCGGGAGGTAGACCTCCTGCACCTCACCCAGGTCGACCCGGTCGCCGAGGCCCTGCAGCCGCGCGACGTCGTCCGGGCCCAGGGTCAGGGGGGTGCTGCGCCGCAGCCGGGACCACTGCTCGCGGTCGAACTCCACGAAGGGCGAGGCCGCGGCACCGTCGTCCCCGGGCGCGGGGGCGGGGACCTCCGGGGCGGAGGTCGGCACGGGCGGGAGGGCGGCCACCCGTCCATCCTGCCCGTCCCCGGCCCGGCGGCAGCCCCGGCGCCCGCCGGGCTCCTACACTCGGCGACCATGTGCGGCATCGTCGGGGTCAGCGGCAGGGCTGGGGCGCCGAAGGCGCTGGACGTGGTGCTGGGCGGGCTGCGGCGGCTGGAGTACCGCGGCTACGACTCCGCGGGCGTCGC
Proteins encoded in this region:
- the coaA gene encoding type I pantothenate kinase, with the protein product MPTSAPEVPAPAPGDDGAAASPFVEFDREQWSRLRRSTPLTLGPDDVARLQGLGDRVDLGEVQEVYLPLSRLLTLYVEANDGLREATSTFLGEHPPARTPYVIGVAGSVAVGKSTTARLLREMLSRWPTTPRVELVTTDGFLYPNAELERRGLMGRKGFPESYDRRALLRFVQAVKSGRSRVTAPVYSHLTYDIVPGAEVTVRRPDILVVEGLNVLQPARVRSDGRQGVAVSDFFDFSIYVDARVDDVRSWYVDRFLRLRETAFARPESYFRRYAGLSDDEARETAERIWHDINERNLRENVLPTRGRASLVLTKGPDHSVRRVRLRKV